gggcaaggtgaacccactgaGCAGTTACAGAATTGCCATTATATTGCTTGcaattttatatctatattatgCACAAATAGCTATAATCTTGTATACAAGGTTAAATGCGAATGTGCTCCTTGCATAGTCAGATCCCAGCGCAGGAAGGACGCACCCCCTACAAACCGCTAGGCCAAAACGGTCATTCTGGCCACATCCAGCCTCACGTGAGATCACAATCTCCTGTCACTCAGGGCCTGAGGGGGCGGGTCCTGAAGCCCCATACAATCAGGGGCTCTGAGGTGGGGACCCGTCAATCAGGCGCACCGCCTGAAAGGAGAGGGCGGCTTCCGGGATCTGGCTGGCAGGCGCTTTGTCTCGCCTTCGCCAGGGTGGGCTCTTCCTGTGAGTCTCCGCTGCTACTTCTTGGCTCTGGGAGGCCCGGTGGCTCTGCAGCAGCCTCGGCCACCCTGTGACCTGCGGGTGTTGGGACATCCCTAGCTGACGCCGGCACACCCGGGAAGCCGAGGAACCGTGAGTGGACTGCGCCTGGCTTCCGGAAGTGGGGAAGAGGGCTGGGTGAAACCTGCTGGAACCAGCCATGGGCTGCGGAACCTGCGGACCGAGTCGCGGCGGCGCAGCCGGGCCTCAGCCACCTTCTGCGCAGGGCCGGGCGGCGCGGGCAGCGGGACCCCTGCGTCCTGTCTGTACCTGAGGGCGCCACTTCCGCCGGCCGGAGCCCTCTCGGGAACCCCGCGCCTCCCCCACCCAGGTAGTGCGGTGACCACGGGAGGGTGATCCGGGAGAGCCCGGACTGGGTGTGCGTGGTTCCAGCGTGGGAGGAGCTGTGGTTCATGGAGCTTCCGGTCCCACCTTTCTCCCCCTAAAATTAACCTGAGGCTTTGTTAAAACGTTAAACGGCGTGTTTGAGCAAACGCGATTCATAAACGGGTACCGCAGTCATGGTTTGTGGTTTGGGGTCCATGGGAGGGGCGTAAATGAGAAGCTTTGATAAGGTGAATGAGGAAGCAaaccatacatatatacacacacacatacacacacatatatatacacatatgtccacatatatatatatatatattttttttttctttttttttttgagacggagtcttaccctgtcgccaggctagagtgcaatggtgcagtctcagctcactgcaacctctgactcccgggttcaagcgattctcctgcctcagcctcccaagtagctgggcttataggcgccaccaccacgtccagctaatttttgtatgtttagtagagacagggtttctccatgttggctaggttggtttcaaactcctgaccttaattgatcaccctcctcggcctcctaaagcgccgggattacaggcgtgagccaccttggccaaaatatttttctgtttccaaacattttacaggagaggaaagcggagaataaatcatctgacactctactgtaaaaaaaatctttgtgcctctcttcttttcatctttcctaagtggACATATgaccaaaatgtctttaggttgaggtccCCCCGTGAAAACTTGACAGGGTGTTGTGTCCTCAGCCActctcctgtcttttcctagtcctggcatttagaactgtctggggatgacccaggatacccacagtggccatgtgtattggagggtctagtgagtatcagccccggggtcatctcatcgccaaggacagcctgaggtagggggtagagtctctcaggggagcagctggatgctcttggccttagaggcatctcctggtatagtttcatctaaaatggtgaccccttagggtcattaaaattttaggacattaaaatgaatggacaaTACAATGTAATGTCATGAAAGTTAGGTCATTAAAATTATTCCTCCAGCCCGAGTTTTTATTCCTCGAAGACACATTGATGGTTTGCCAATTGGATgctgatattgagaggaaaaggcagaaatgatttctgctctctAGCTTGTCTCAGACTTGCGAAGAGAGAAAAACCgtcccaaaggacaaggaaaacccaccccagagaggatgtgcaaGCACCTGAATATTAAAATGCACTGAAGGCACATaggaggacaaagagcagtgccagtgcctcctaggTGGTCATTGAGTACTTTATGGAACAGGATGGGTGTCCTAAGGGATGGAATGGCCTGCCGTGACACTTAGAAAGGTCTGCGTTGGAGTCAGTactgcctctccctgagtttgTTACCTTGCAAAGGCTTGTCCGCTTATTTGAGTTTCAGGTTTTCACTGACTGTAAGATACATTTTGTCAGTACggcttgaaagataaaaatactatttccaaagaggcaaggtaaaatgatgtatttcatttgctaaaaattcgtatttatttcttccccagagtgagtgtaagttttaaagttctgttctttttaagggtaatttcaaatggaattgtaggacttagctttgtaaatgctactggtgaaataaaagtgtgatagataaattgatgatttataaagattcaccaaaatgtcagttccTCTCTTGTAGCTtggtgaagaatttatgacaGTGGACACATGTGTATCCTCTTACCTGGGTGTCtgagtgttgttttttgttttttggagattctgtcttactctgtagcccggctggagtgcagtggcgccatctctgcttactgcaacctccgcctcccgagttcaagtgattctcctgtgtcagcctcccgagtaactgggattataggcgcccaccaccacacccagctaattttcatatttttagtaaacacagagttttaggcctggcacggtggttcatgcctgtaatcccagccctttgggaggccaaggtggtcggatcacgaggtcaggagttccagagcagcctggccaacatggtgaaaccctgtctctactaaaaatacgaaaaaattagctgagcgtggtggcaggcacctgtaatcccagctactcgggaggctgaggcaagagaattgcttgaaccctggaggtggaggttgcagtgagccaagatcttgccactgcaccccagcccaagggacaatgcgagactccgtctcaaaaacaaataaacaaacaaacaacaaaaagacgggatttttgccatgttgggcaggctagtctcaacctcctgacgtcaggtgatcccctgcctcagcctctcaaggtgctgggattacaggcgtgagccacgacgcctggcccactctattttctttttattccctaaattttaatatgtttgagtttgtctgttcctttatcacttttttcttacataaaaaaaaaattctgcctaatccttcgttaaaaaaaaatcttcctgtgacttctgaaagtattctggttttatcttttgtatttgaatatataataagatGACTATTATTCATGGAACagagaagaatgcaatgcattttcccaagtagatGTCAGCCTGGTTTccctcatattttaaagtgcatgtaatttctttttctattctatagTGCCTACTCTATCATTCCTCAACTTTCCATATAGATGCTGGgtcattaaaactttttttccccttggtctgcttgctcatctctctgctaaCATTGTGttgtcctgaatatttttgtttgaaaatcttagaagtatgttagacaagccatcactcttttttttagATGACTAAAAATGATTAGACATTGGTCATTTTTACTACATATGAAAGAGTAGCTTTTCTTGCCTAAAACCacctgatttgggaatttatgtgGTTTCATAGCAATAGCATCTGGAAGTGGTGACATTAATGTCATTTTCAAAAGCTTGTGTCctatttcctcttattcctttctgccttgatattgtgcaatagaaatttgaaaaatggttgtattagtattgttaaatatcaattattggttttatttactacttaattaaatttaataagcctTTTCTCTCTTGGTGTAATCACATGGAATGGGCTCAACTCCCCAGTTAACAAGTGacagcacatgtaaaatattgtctaccagggaaattcattgaacacttagtgttcagactgtgtttttgtgtctgattccctaagcaccactgcagtgacaCCAAATAGTAGACTTTCAGCAGAAGAAGTTTTGGAAAATACACTGCATAAGACATTTAGATGCAGTGAGTCATTCTTATTACTTGGGTTGgtggaatccctttcaaaatgtaagttccTAATACAAACAAAGATTGAAGTTTGCGAGCAgacatttttaagaataagtagtctcaggactgataatattaactcacttatgcacatcaggtaggactttagtatgacagatactagaaatgtacaaagtgaagttaaaaggtaacTCGTAGCAGCATATCGTAATCTTACTCCCTGGATTCTCTAATGAGatgggtgtttctactttgctgttgtctttttgaatagttcaattctagcattagtactgctgtgtgggagggagtatgtgtgaacagagtaagagttgtgacaatcaagCCATAGAATAAATGCTTGGAAGTTTTAGAATCATGTAAACAGCTTATGAATTGAGTATACATTCCCAGTGCTCTCAGTCTCACCCATCCTTCTATCCACATATGTGGAATGTTCCAGGACTCTgtggcttttgaggatgtggctgtaaACTTTACCCAGCAGGAATGGGTTTTGCtagattcttctcagaagaatctCTACAGAGAAGTGATTCAGGAAACCTACAGGAACCTGGCTTCTGTAGGTaagaatgacaacacatttcacttaattacagaagtatttccctatcatcagtgctatttgtgatttggaatggggcgagggaatgatttggtgaataaatcaggcatgggcactgtgtacaatgaacatgaaatctagtaatgtttctatagtttgaaataattcatgataattttgtgcatctgcattttaggaaaaaacGGAAAGACCAGAATATTGAAGATCACTTCAAAAAACTTGGGAAAGATACAAGATAATTTGCAccgagaagaggaaataaagtcctctgaaggaatcttagcatgtcatgaatttaaaaacaagcaatcaaagcaaataagagtcacttgaaattcatttcctgttagaaaaatttcacccaaaatgTAACGTACATCAGTGtagcagtcagtgtttggaaaacagtttacttgaaaatagtaCTACAAAATTGTGTATATGAATGTTACTATTTTGGTTATAGCCATGCaggtggtagctgtgttttcagtagtagcccatttactttcaaataattcagtcatggcacaaaaacaaaaacaaaaaaaatgcattttccctGGTATTGGTAGCAGTGTAAGTGGAAGACCTATGAATGagtagaaagttattaaaccaaccaataataatatgcttgtcatttttttttacagaaatccTATGGTACAGAGACTGCGTGAAAGCAAAGAAGGTAGTCAGTATGGACAAGCTGTCAGCCACATGCCAAATCTTGATCGGAATGAGAACATTTctactggattaaaacaatgtgaatgcagtatttgtggaaaagtctttgtacgtcattccctccttaataggcacatcctagctcactcaggatacaaaccatatggagagaagcaatataaatgtgaCCAGTGTGGGAAACTCTTCATTTCTATTCCGGGTGttagaagacacatgataatgcacagtggaaatccagcttataaatgtacgatatgtgggaaagcttttcattttctcaattcagttgaaagacatcagagaactcacacaggagaaaCACCCTATcaatgtaaacaatgtggtaaagcGTTCACTGTTTCCGGTTCTTGTCTAATACATGgacgaactcacactggagagaaaccctacgaatgtaaggaatgtgggaaaacactcagattttcttgttcttttaagatgcatgaaaggactcacactggagaaagatgTACCAAGGGTGATAAAGCCTTCAGCTGTTCCACTTCCCTTCATGACCATGGAAGCATTCATACTGGAGGgagaccctatgaatgtaaacaatgtggcaaagcctttagtcgtttgagttccctttgtaaccataAAAGTACttatactggagagaaacccaatgaatgtaaacaatgtgaccaagccttcagtcgcctcagttcccttcacctccaccaaagaattcatactggagaaaaaccttaTGAATGTAAGAGATGCGGTAAAGCCTACACTCGTTCCAGTTACCTTATGCGCCACTAAAGAAGTCATGATATAGGGgttgggtgtagtgactcagcctataatcccagcactttgggaggccaaggtgtgtgtattacttgagcccaggagttcataaccagtctggattaaaacaatgtgaaacaacctgggcatcgtggtgaaaccctgtctctacaaaaaataaaataatgccgggccggtggctcatgccagctactcaggaggctgaggcaggagaatggcgtgtatccgggaggcggagcttgcagtgagccgagatcgcagcactgcactccagcttgggcgacagaggcagac
The sequence above is drawn from the Macaca mulatta isolate MMU2019108-1 chromosome 12, T2T-MMU8v2.0, whole genome shotgun sequence genome and encodes:
- the LOC700997 gene encoding uncharacterized protein LOC700997 → MGFARFFSEESLQRSDSGNLQEPGFCRNPMVQRLRESKEGSQYGQAVSHMPNLDRNENISTGLKQCECSICGKVFVRHSLLNRHILAHSGYKPYGEKQYKCDQCGKLFISIPGVRRHMIMHSGNPAYKCTICGKAFHFLNSVERHQRTHTGETPYQCKQCGKAFTVSGSCLIHGRTHTGEKPYECKECGKTLRFSCSFKMHERTHTGERCTKGDKAFSCSTSLHDHGSIHTGGRPYECKQCGKAFSRLSSLCNHKSTYTGEKPNECKQCDQAFSRLSSLHLHQRIHTGEKPYECKRCGKAYTRSSYLMRH